One Romboutsia sp. 13368 genomic window carries:
- a CDS encoding peptidase U32 family protein codes for MKKIELLAPAGDLERLKIAFTYGADAVYIGGEIFGMRSAAKNFTIEDMKEGVEFAHKLGKHVFVTINIIPRSEELEQLPPYLLQLQEIGVDAVIVSDAGVFSIVKKTIPDMEVHISTQASTSNSVAAKFWYEQGAQRVVTARELSFDEIRAIRDNVPEDMDIEAFVHGAMCMSYSGKCVISNYTTGRDANRGSCAQPCRWKYNLVKENENGEYEEVINGIDSSFFFNSKDLCMIEYVPQLIECGITSFKIEGRMKTAYYVATTVRAYRMAIDAYYEDPENWKFNPIWLEELKKGSHRDYSTGFYFDRPSDKAHNYESASYIRNYDFVGIVRDYDAENDLYIVEQRNKMNVLDKVEVIGPYKETMFANILEMYNEDGEPIESAPHARQIVKLKLDIKVDKDYMLRKPIVSITTI; via the coding sequence ATGAAAAAGATAGAATTATTAGCACCAGCAGGTGATTTAGAAAGATTAAAAATAGCCTTTACTTATGGAGCAGATGCTGTATATATAGGTGGAGAGATATTTGGTATGAGATCTGCCGCTAAAAACTTTACTATAGAAGATATGAAAGAAGGAGTAGAGTTTGCTCATAAATTAGGAAAACATGTCTTTGTTACTATAAATATAATACCTAGAAGTGAAGAACTTGAACAACTTCCTCCATATCTTTTACAACTTCAAGAAATAGGAGTAGATGCTGTTATAGTAAGTGATGCAGGAGTATTCTCAATAGTTAAAAAAACAATACCTGATATGGAAGTACACATAAGTACACAAGCAAGTACTAGTAACTCTGTAGCAGCTAAGTTTTGGTATGAACAAGGTGCACAAAGGGTTGTTACAGCAAGAGAGTTATCTTTTGATGAAATAAGAGCTATAAGAGATAATGTGCCAGAAGATATGGATATAGAAGCCTTTGTTCATGGGGCTATGTGTATGTCTTATTCTGGAAAGTGTGTAATAAGTAACTATACTACAGGAAGAGATGCAAATAGAGGATCATGTGCTCAGCCTTGTAGATGGAAGTACAACTTAGTTAAAGAAAATGAAAATGGAGAATATGAAGAAGTTATAAATGGAATAGACTCATCATTCTTCTTTAACTCAAAGGATTTATGTATGATAGAATACGTTCCACAATTAATAGAGTGTGGTATAACAAGTTTTAAAATAGAAGGACGTATGAAAACTGCTTATTATGTTGCTACAACAGTTAGAGCTTATAGAATGGCTATAGATGCATATTATGAAGATCCAGAAAACTGGAAATTCAATCCAATATGGTTAGAAGAATTAAAGAAAGGTAGCCATAGAGATTACAGTACAGGATTCTATTTTGATAGACCAAGTGATAAAGCTCATAACTATGAAAGTGCTTCATACATTAGAAACTATGACTTTGTTGGTATAGTTAGAGATTATGATGCAGAAAATGACCTTTATATAGTAGAGCAAAGAAATAAAATGAATGTGTTAGATAAAGTTGAAGTTATAGGACCATACAAAGAAACAATGTTTGCTAATATACTAGAAATGTACAATGAAGATGGGGAACCTATAGAATCAGCTCCACATGCAAGACAAATAGTTAAACTTAAATTAGATATAAAAGTAGATAAGGACTATATGTTAAGAAAACCTATAGTAAGTATAACTACTATATAA
- the ymfI gene encoding elongation factor P 5-aminopentanone reductase: MTKKTVVITGSSRGIGRACAILFAKNDYNVIINYNKSKELAEELFNELKEEGYSVDIFKADISNRFEANSLINHCIGKFGKIDVLINNAGISQNKLFTDITDEDWNEMMGVNLNGIFYTTQKALQYMLPECSGKIINISSIWGMVGGSSEVHYSTSKAAIIGMTKALAKELGPSNIQVNCIAPGVIQTDMLNGIDEEILEMLREETPLMRHGTADDIANCALFLASDKADFITGQVISPNGGFVI; this comes from the coding sequence ATGACAAAGAAAACAGTAGTTATAACAGGCTCATCTAGAGGTATTGGACGTGCTTGTGCTATATTATTTGCAAAAAATGATTACAATGTAATTATAAACTATAATAAATCAAAAGAATTAGCAGAAGAACTTTTCAATGAGTTAAAAGAAGAAGGATACTCTGTAGATATATTTAAAGCAGATATATCTAATAGRTTTGAAGCTAATTCACTTATTAATCATTGTATAGGAAAGTTTGGAAAAATAGATGTATTAATAAACAATGCAGGAATTAGCCAAAATAAACTTTTTACAGATATAACAGATGAAGACTGGAATGAAATGATGGGTGTCAACTTAAATGGTATTTTTTATACAACTCAAAAAGCTCTTCAGTATATGTTACCTGAATGTAGTGGTAAAATAATAAATATATCATCTATATGGGGAATGGTTGGAGGTTCTTCTGAAGTTCACTACTCTACATCAAAAGCTGCAATAATAGGAATGACTAAGGCCTTAGCAAAAGAACTTGGTCCATCTAATATTCAAGTTAACTGTATAGCTCCCGGGGTTATACAAACCGATATGCTAAATGGAATAGATGAAGAAATCTTAGAGATGTTAAGAGAAGAAACACCTTTAATGAGACATGGAACTGCTGATGATATAGCAAATTGTGCATTATTCTTAGCTAGTGATAAAGCAGACTTTATAACAGGACAAGTAATAAGTCCTAATGGTGGTTTTGTTATATAG
- a CDS encoding calcium/sodium antiporter: MSFLILIIGFVLLIKGADVFVEGASSIAKKFNVPSMIIGLTIVAMGTSAPEAAVSITSSLAGQNDMSVANVVGSNFFNILVVLGVSSIIAKLPVQKDTIKKDTPFLILVSALLLIFGINLNIGRVEGLALLALFTYFLVNTIKSAKNASESDSSETGETAIAIETTSEISLPKTILVSLVGIVGIVVGGDMVVDAATSIATSFGMSANLVGLTIVAVGTSLPEFVTSIVAIKKGETEIAIGNVIGSNLFNILLVLGLAAVINPISMSMLAFIDIIFMVLITILLYVFMKNKSSLVKSQGIILVVLYIAYMAYTIMR, from the coding sequence TTGTCGTTTTTAATTTTAATAATAGGATTTGTATTACTTATAAAGGGAGCAGATGTATTCGTTGAAGGAGCTTCATCAATAGCAAAGAAGTTTAACGTACCTTCTATGATTATAGGATTAACTATAGTTGCTATGGGAACAAGTGCACCAGAAGCTGCTGTTAGTATTACATCATCTTTAGCAGGACAAAATGATATGAGTGTTGCTAATGTTGTTGGATCAAACTTTTTCAATATTCTTGTTGTTCTAGGAGTTTCATCTATCATAGCTAAACTTCCAGTTCAAAAAGATACTATAAAGAAAGATACTCCATTTTTAATATTAGTTAGTGCACTTTTATTAATATTTGGAATTAACTTAAACATAGGAAGAGTTGAAGGTTTAGCGCTTTTAGCATTATTTACTTATTTCTTAGTAAATACTATAAAATCAGCTAAGAATGCTTCAGAAAGTGATTCTTCAGAAACTGGTGAAACTGCTATCGCAATAGAAACTACTAGTGAAATATCTCTTCCTAAAACTATACTAGTATCTCTTGTAGGTATAGTAGGTATAGTAGTTGGTGGAGATATGGTTGTTGATGCAGCTACATCTATTGCTACTTCATTTGGTATGAGTGCTAACTTAGTTGGACTTACAATAGTTGCAGTTGGAACTTCTCTACCAGAGTTTGTAACATCTATCGTAGCTATAAAAAAAGGTGAAACTGAAATAGCTATAGGTAACGTTATAGGTTCAAATTTATTTAACATACTTCTAGTTTTAGGATTAGCAGCTGTAATAAACCCAATATCAATGAGTATGTTAGCTTTCATAGATATAATATTTATGGTTTTAATAACAATATTACTATATGTATTTATGAAAAATAAAAGTTCTCTTGTTAAAAGCCAAGGTATAATATTAGTAGTTTTATATATAGCTTATATGGCTTATACTATAATGAGATAA
- the rluF gene encoding 23S rRNA pseudouridine(2604) synthase RluF, producing MRLNNYISSTGLCSRREADKLIEQGRVTVNGKKAQVGQTVEEGDMVKVNNKLIKPKNNNVYIALNKPVGITCTTERHVKGNIIDYVNYPERIFPIGRLDKPSEGLILLTNDGSIVNKILRSENKHEKEYKVTVNKNITPEFINGMSNGVRIFNPVTNKYVTTKKCVVTKVNNRTFKIVLTQGLNRQIRRMCEVFGYSVEKLQRVRIMNLTLKNIPYGKWRVLSKNEVSDLIK from the coding sequence ATGAGATTAAATAACTACATAAGTTCAACTGGACTTTGTTCAAGAAGAGAAGCTGATAAGCTTATTGAACAAGGAAGAGTTACTGTAAATGGAAAAAAAGCACAAGTAGGCCAAACTGTAGAAGAAGGTGATATGGTTAAAGTAAATAATAAGCTTATAAAACCTAAAAATAATAATGTTTATATAGCACTTAACAAACCTGTAGGTATAACTTGTACAACAGAACGTCATGTAAAAGGAAATATCATAGACTATGTTAATTATCCAGAAAGAATATTCCCAATAGGAAGATTAGATAAGCCATCAGAAGGTCTTATACTTTTAACTAATGATGGAAGTATAGTAAATAAAATACTTAGGTCTGAAAATAAACATGAAAAAGAATACAAGGTTACTGTTAATAAAAATATAACTCCAGAATTTATAAATGGAATGTCTAACGGTGTTCGTATATTTAATCCTGTAACTAATAAATATGTAACTACTAAAAAGTGTGTTGTTACAAAAGTTAATAATCGTACATTTAAAATAGTTTTAACTCAAGGTCTAAATCGTCAAATACGTAGAATGTGTGAAGTATTTGGTTATTCAGTTGAAAAACTTCAAAGAGTTAGAATAATGAACTTAACATTAAAAAATATACCTTATGGTAAATGGAGAGTTCTATCTAAAAATGAGGTATCTGATTTAATTAAATAA
- a CDS encoding IS3 family transposase, translating to METKRDKENSIIIKELTKIYDDVNGIYGYRRMTMNINRNLNKQYNYKRIYRLMKSINLQSVIRKKKKRYVKSTPQITAENVLNRDFSAATLNEKWLTDITEFKLTNGTKAYLSAIIDLYDNSIVSYVLGHSNNNKLVFDTFDLAIEXNPXASPLFHSD from the coding sequence GTGGAAACTAAAAGAGATAAAGAAAATTCAATTATCATAAAAGAATTAACAAAGATATATGATGATGTAAATGGTATTTATGGTTATAGACGTATGACTATGAACATTAATAGAAATTTAAATAAGCAATATAATTATAAAAGAATCTATCGATTAATGAAATCTATAAATTTACAATCAGTAATTCGAAAGAAAAAGAAAAGATATGTTAAAAGTACACCTCAAATTACTGCCGAGAATGTGTTAAATAGAGATTTTAGCGCAGCTACGCTGAATGAAAAATGGTTAACTGATATAACTGAATTCAAGTTAACTAATGGGACGAAGGCCTATTTAAGTGCAATAATAGATTTATATGATAATAGTATAGTTTCCTATGTTTTGGGGCACTCAAATAACAATAAACTTGTATTTGATACATTTGATTTAGCCATAGAAARAAATCCAARTGCAAGCCCATTATTTCATAGTGAT
- the cas8a1 gene encoding type I-B CRISPR-associated protein Cas8b1/Cst1 — RKKTIEDIEEYLDSLETCEMCGTYKGLINDYSESNFAPLGVSNDNAKNMFWNQDSTYSICDLCKLMLF, encoded by the coding sequence AGAAAAAAAACTATTGAAGATATAGAAGAATATCTAGATAGTCTTGAAACTTGTGAAATGTGTGGTACTTACAAAGGTTTAATAAATGAYTATTCAGAGAGCAACTTTGCACCTCTAGGTGTAAGTAATGATAATGCAAAAAAYATGTTTTGGAATCAAGACTCAACATATTCTATTTGTGACTTATGTAAGCTTATGCTATTTTG